The proteins below are encoded in one region of Tindallia magadiensis:
- a CDS encoding coiled-coil domain-containing protein, whose protein sequence is MIYLAIGSVCGIVLYVFWRIGRKIVMRTAKKDVDLWDKSFIKIRGGYSTESVEEHLGKYIYQTEKKLDKLKIALKDANSKKIFAFQENKLIKKQLQEIQEYLLTLEKEYKLMKKPDLTENAERLTESTNIEVQVKKAQLRDLNNEIEMLQDWIDQRSIMVADATEKINILKTTMTRKQKSIEKMKEHIAYANKQIEEINQSITAYDQEIEGAKKAIDKKIIGGKLLGEKKNKLRGNINQLKLEQETIKAVKKKALHTYRESIKLLKVNLKEKNELIERLENKIAFMKETREFYEVDVQILQEKMVKSEKSKEKMTIISKKLNAYQHKLTLVEALSRVLEKWLSNKNNTIQSLYEKSQKEKKLINELIDENTTLKLDNSFMQEQVDELKTSVAQEKERLEKERDDMEKQSTEYSA, encoded by the coding sequence ATGATCTATTTAGCAATTGGATCTGTCTGTGGAATAGTTCTTTATGTGTTTTGGCGAATAGGACGAAAGATTGTGATGAGAACGGCCAAGAAGGATGTTGATTTATGGGATAAATCCTTTATCAAAATTCGTGGAGGGTATTCGACAGAAAGTGTGGAAGAGCACCTGGGAAAGTATATTTATCAGACTGAAAAAAAACTAGACAAGCTAAAAATAGCTTTGAAAGATGCAAATTCAAAAAAAATATTTGCTTTTCAAGAAAACAAGTTGATTAAAAAGCAATTACAAGAAATACAAGAGTATCTGTTGACCCTTGAAAAAGAATATAAGCTTATGAAGAAACCTGATCTTACAGAAAATGCAGAACGACTTACTGAGTCAACAAATATTGAGGTGCAAGTGAAAAAAGCTCAATTAAGGGATTTGAATAACGAAATAGAAATGCTTCAAGATTGGATTGATCAAAGAAGTATAATGGTTGCTGATGCTACGGAAAAAATAAATATTTTGAAAACCACGATGACAAGAAAACAAAAGAGTATTGAGAAAATGAAAGAGCATATTGCTTATGCAAACAAACAAATTGAAGAGATAAATCAAAGTATTACAGCCTATGACCAAGAAATAGAAGGCGCAAAAAAAGCGATCGATAAGAAAATAATAGGTGGCAAATTATTAGGGGAGAAGAAGAATAAGTTAAGAGGAAATATTAATCAATTAAAGTTGGAACAAGAGACCATAAAAGCTGTCAAAAAGAAAGCATTGCACACATATAGAGAAAGCATTAAACTTCTTAAAGTAAACTTAAAAGAAAAGAATGAGTTGATCGAGAGATTAGAGAATAAAATTGCATTTATGAAAGAAACACGAGAATTTTATGAGGTTGATGTCCAAATCTTGCAGGAAAAAATGGTAAAAAGCGAGAAAAGCAAGGAAAAAATGACAATAATATCAAAAAAATTAAATGCTTATCAGCATAAACTAACGCTTGTAGAAGCATTAAGTAGAGTGTTGGAAAAATGGTTGAGTAATAAGAATAATACTATTCAAAGTCTTTATGAAAAATCGCAGAAAGAAAAGAAACTTATTAATGAGTTAATCGATGAGAATACGACATTAAAATTGGATAACAGTTTTATGCAAGAGCAGGTGGATGAACTTAAGACGTCTGTGGCTCAAGAAAAAGAACGGCTTGAGAAAGAAAGAGATGATATGGAAAAACAATCAACAGAATATTCGGCGTAA
- a CDS encoding HD-GYP domain-containing protein has translation MENNLDTYRFHQINREKNSLKIDYVQELVNAETEEYLVNYILNLLVVFCQRISFPLSKIDKKLSLAIEKSKKPVGDAGSIWDLLIEIMSIINREYEAIDGIKSKKYKCNSEKDSKMIYLYKEKSIQEENMISKKLTILESLRILLDELSPEVLHHSRRMRSMVTQIGKSFNLSGLSLKKLIFTAELHDLGKIGVEEAILRKSQSLTIGDWQRLKKHPVYGYYLAKRITMIPGVAEGVLLHHERWDGKGYPMGLKGDEIPFEARMITIIDAYDAMVYERGYKKILSPDQAKDELRRCAGTQFDPILIQKFLSI, from the coding sequence TTGGAGAATAATTTAGATACGTATAGATTTCACCAAATTAATCGAGAAAAAAACTCACTTAAAATTGATTATGTGCAAGAGTTGGTAAATGCTGAAACGGAAGAATACTTGGTAAACTATATACTGAATTTACTTGTCGTTTTTTGCCAAAGAATAAGCTTTCCACTTTCTAAAATTGATAAAAAGTTAAGTTTAGCAATAGAAAAAAGCAAAAAACCTGTAGGCGATGCAGGTAGTATTTGGGATTTACTAATTGAAATAATGTCTATCATAAATAGAGAGTATGAAGCCATAGACGGTATAAAAAGCAAAAAATACAAATGTAATAGTGAAAAAGATAGTAAAATGATTTATTTGTATAAAGAAAAGAGTATACAAGAGGAGAATATGATTTCTAAAAAACTGACGATATTGGAAAGTTTGAGAATTTTGCTTGATGAATTGTCACCGGAAGTATTGCATCATAGCAGGCGAATGAGAAGCATGGTAACGCAAATTGGAAAAAGTTTTAATTTAAGCGGATTGTCGTTGAAAAAACTAATATTCACGGCAGAATTACATGATTTAGGAAAAATTGGAGTTGAAGAAGCTATTTTGAGAAAATCACAAAGTCTGACAATAGGTGATTGGCAACGATTAAAAAAACATCCTGTATATGGGTACTACCTTGCTAAACGCATCACCATGATCCCTGGCGTAGCGGAAGGTGTTTTACTACATCATGAGAGATGGGATGGCAAGGGATATCCCATGGGGTTAAAAGGAGACGAAATTCCGTTTGAGGCACGGATGATTACAATTATTGATGCCTACGATGCTATGGTTTATGAACGAGGATATAAAAAAATATTAAGTCCGGATCAAGCGAAGGATGAACTAAGAAGATGTGCTGGAACGCAATTCGATCCCATTTTAATCCAGAAGTTTTTATCGATTTGA
- a CDS encoding sulfite exporter TauE/SafE family protein, translating to MIITGFLAVLGVMTILYITKLGQSLYHYFEGLPSVHMLVIGFVTDFFDSLGIGSFAPTASWYRHTKMVNDRIIPGTMLVGHTLPVVTMAFIFIQRVEVDPLTLVFMILAAALGAHVGADIVSGLSETKVQFGMGFALIITAIIMILGTDAIQAMPASGDMIGLDGAKLIVAVVGNFVLGALMSLGVGLYAPCMALVYLLGMDQLAAFPIMMGSCAFLMPIGSIKFIKHGAFDSRAAVGLALGGVPAVVIAATFISELPMEILTWLVIGVISYTAFKMLRAALPKESF from the coding sequence ATGATTATTACGGGATTCTTAGCTGTTCTTGGTGTAATGACAATACTATATATAACAAAATTAGGTCAATCACTGTATCATTATTTTGAGGGACTCCCCTCTGTTCATATGTTGGTGATAGGATTTGTAACTGATTTTTTTGACTCTCTTGGAATAGGAAGCTTTGCTCCTACTGCTTCCTGGTATCGACATACAAAAATGGTAAATGATCGTATCATTCCTGGAACAATGCTAGTAGGGCATACATTACCGGTAGTAACAATGGCGTTTATTTTTATTCAACGAGTGGAAGTGGATCCATTAACGCTTGTTTTTATGATTCTTGCGGCTGCCTTAGGAGCTCATGTAGGAGCTGATATAGTATCTGGTTTGTCGGAAACAAAAGTTCAATTTGGAATGGGTTTCGCACTTATTATCACAGCTATCATTATGATTCTGGGAACAGACGCAATTCAGGCGATGCCAGCTTCGGGAGATATGATAGGGTTGGATGGTGCAAAACTTATAGTGGCAGTAGTTGGTAACTTTGTTCTGGGAGCTTTAATGTCACTAGGGGTAGGGTTGTATGCGCCGTGCATGGCATTGGTTTACTTATTAGGAATGGATCAGCTTGCTGCTTTTCCCATTATGATGGGTTCCTGTGCTTTTCTTATGCCTATTGGCAGCATAAAATTTATTAAGCATGGAGCCTTCGATTCCAGAGCTGCTGTAGGGCTAGCTTTAGGAGGAGTGCCGGCAGTAGTTATTGCAGCTACTTTTATTTCAGAACTTCCGATGGAGATTCTGACTTGGCTAGTCATTGGGGTTATAAGTTACACAGCGTTCAAAATGCTAAGAGCGGCATTACCGAAGGAAAGTTTTTGA